The proteins below are encoded in one region of Terriglobia bacterium:
- a CDS encoding glutathionylspermidine synthase family protein, which translates to MRRLSLTPRDNWQEKVARSGLLYHSPINADRDEPTPYWDESAYYLFSSAEVDKIEKATNDLQQMCLEAGQHIIDKKRFADLDIPPDAVPAIEQAWEDEPPAIYGRFDLAYDGSGPPKLLEYNADTPTSLVEAAVIQWQWLEDCFPGSDQFNSIHERLISKWKELKAYVASPVYFATLEDMEDIITVTYMQDTADQAGLRTKRILVPDIGWDSNQKCFVDLDMKIIKTIFKLYPWEMMLKDEFGSHALATIGQVQWMEPIWKMMFSNKGLLAILWELYPGHANLLEAHLNDPETMTEYVKKPLLGREGANITLKIAGGETSTSGPYGEGRYVYQAVAPIPEMKSHYPVLGSWVIDGEAAGMGIRESNNMITDNLSRFVPHRFE; encoded by the coding sequence ATGAGACGGCTTTCACTTACGCCGCGCGACAATTGGCAGGAGAAGGTTGCACGCTCAGGTCTTCTGTACCATTCGCCCATCAACGCTGATCGTGATGAGCCCACGCCGTATTGGGACGAGTCCGCATATTACCTTTTCTCTTCCGCTGAAGTGGACAAAATAGAAAAGGCCACCAACGATCTCCAGCAGATGTGTCTTGAGGCTGGGCAACACATCATCGACAAAAAGCGCTTTGCTGACTTAGATATCCCCCCTGACGCCGTTCCAGCGATCGAGCAAGCGTGGGAAGATGAACCTCCTGCCATCTATGGGCGGTTTGATTTGGCCTATGACGGCTCAGGGCCACCGAAGCTGCTGGAATACAATGCCGACACGCCGACTTCATTAGTGGAAGCTGCCGTGATCCAGTGGCAGTGGCTGGAGGACTGCTTCCCCGGCTCAGATCAGTTCAATTCAATCCATGAGCGCCTGATCTCGAAATGGAAGGAGCTTAAAGCCTACGTTGCCTCACCCGTCTACTTTGCCACGCTGGAGGACATGGAAGACATAATCACCGTAACGTATATGCAGGATACGGCGGACCAGGCGGGGCTGCGCACCAAACGAATTCTAGTCCCGGATATCGGTTGGGACAGTAACCAGAAGTGCTTTGTCGATCTTGACATGAAGATCATCAAGACGATCTTCAAGCTTTATCCATGGGAGATGATGCTGAAAGATGAATTTGGCTCGCATGCGCTCGCAACGATTGGCCAGGTACAGTGGATGGAGCCGATCTGGAAAATGATGTTCTCCAACAAGGGCCTGCTCGCCATCTTGTGGGAACTGTATCCGGGCCACGCAAACTTGCTTGAGGCCCATTTGAATGATCCAGAAACAATGACGGAGTATGTGAAAAAGCCGCTGTTGGGGCGCGAAGGAGCCAATATTACGCTTAAGATAGCTGGTGGTGAAACATCCACTTCTGGCCCCTATGGCGAAGGACGCTACGTTTACCAGGCTGTAGCGCCCATTCCCGAAATGAAATCACATTATCCTGTGCTCGGCAGTTGGGTGATTGACGGTGAAGCCGCCGGGATGGGTATCCGCGAATCGAACAATATGATTACGGATAACCTGAGCAGGTTTGTCCCGCATCGCTTCGAGTAA
- the mtaB gene encoding tRNA (N(6)-L-threonylcarbamoyladenosine(37)-C(2))-methylthiotransferase MtaB, with translation MPRFFVQSFGCRATQADGAALERQLATQGLSQAHSAREADVVVLNTCTVTAAADQDARASVRRIHRENPAAKIMVTGCYAQRTPQEIASLPGVTWVVGNSHKHRVAEIAAGAGFQPELHAQSLEGPSMEHGFGDPVIHENGPQNFVSLETVTLSAPAFTLVGDIFAHTELIAAPVFAGDSIAEKTRPNLKVQDGCDNRCSFCIIPSVRGQSRSMQLDRVIAEANALVAAGYREIVLSGINLGRWGRDFQPQQRFEELVRALLDHTRIEKIRISSVEPMDWSDDLIALVSGSPRIARHAHVPLQSGSDRILRRMHRKYRPWHYAEKIRKIHEAMPQAAIGADVMVGFPGETDELFEESRSFIDHLPFTYLHVFTYSSRPGTPSAAMPDQVPVHVARERNRILRELAAEKNRAFRQSFVGQTLEVITLQAGSDGWTEALSDNFLKVRIAGRHRANEILQIEIIAAGDDDLEAKKSFCNSEAAMPRAVRLA, from the coding sequence GTGCCTCGATTTTTTGTCCAAAGTTTTGGCTGCCGCGCCACTCAGGCGGATGGGGCCGCCCTGGAGCGCCAACTTGCGACACAGGGCCTGTCACAGGCCCATTCTGCCCGGGAAGCTGACGTTGTCGTACTGAATACTTGCACGGTCACCGCCGCCGCCGATCAGGACGCCCGCGCCTCGGTCCGGCGTATCCATCGCGAAAATCCAGCGGCAAAAATCATGGTCACGGGCTGCTATGCTCAGCGCACTCCGCAGGAGATTGCTTCCCTGCCCGGCGTGACCTGGGTTGTGGGAAATTCCCATAAGCATCGCGTGGCGGAGATTGCCGCCGGCGCAGGATTCCAACCGGAACTCCACGCTCAATCCCTTGAGGGCCCTTCCATGGAGCATGGGTTTGGCGATCCTGTGATTCATGAAAATGGACCGCAGAATTTTGTCTCTCTGGAAACCGTAACTCTTTCAGCGCCTGCGTTCACTTTGGTAGGCGATATCTTTGCCCATACTGAGCTGATCGCCGCTCCGGTCTTCGCCGGTGACAGCATCGCGGAAAAAACGCGTCCCAATCTCAAGGTGCAGGATGGATGCGACAACCGCTGCTCCTTCTGCATTATTCCCAGCGTCCGCGGCCAGAGCCGCTCCATGCAACTCGATCGTGTAATCGCAGAAGCCAATGCGCTGGTGGCGGCCGGATATCGTGAGATTGTGCTCAGCGGCATCAACCTTGGCCGCTGGGGCCGCGACTTCCAGCCGCAACAGAGGTTTGAGGAGCTCGTCCGCGCGCTCTTGGATCACACCCGTATTGAAAAAATTCGCATCAGCTCCGTGGAACCCATGGACTGGAGCGACGATCTGATTGCCTTGGTCTCCGGTTCGCCGCGCATCGCGAGGCACGCGCATGTTCCGCTGCAATCCGGCAGCGACCGCATCCTGCGCCGCATGCATCGCAAGTATCGTCCGTGGCATTACGCTGAGAAAATCAGAAAGATCCATGAAGCAATGCCCCAAGCCGCCATCGGCGCGGACGTCATGGTTGGCTTCCCCGGCGAAACTGACGAACTCTTTGAAGAAAGCCGCAGCTTTATCGACCACCTGCCGTTCACTTATCTGCATGTCTTCACGTACTCGTCGCGGCCGGGCACGCCTTCAGCGGCCATGCCAGATCAGGTGCCGGTGCATGTGGCGCGGGAGCGCAATCGAATTCTGCGCGAACTGGCGGCAGAAAAGAACCGCGCCTTCCGCCAGAGTTTTGTTGGACAAACTCTGGAAGTGATCACGCTGCAGGCCGGTAGCGACGGGTGGACAGAGGCGCTGAGTGACAATTTCTTGAAAGTGCGTATCGCTGGGCGACATCGAGCAAACGAAATATTGCAAATAGAAATAATCGCCGCGGGTGATGACGACCTCGAAGCGAAAAAGAGCTTTTGTAACTCTGAGGCTGCGATGCCACGCGCCGTACGATTAGCCTGA
- a CDS encoding response regulator, whose amino-acid sequence MKRRILLVDDELAILLTLKTILEIHHFEVETASSAKEAIAKLKANVYHMVITDMKMEHDKAGYDVIRAAKKTEYNPAVAILTAYPLLGGDWKTQGANSMLVKPMNTDDLLRRIEVLLIQHEDQKQETVTKSGLKGKTSQAAKKPA is encoded by the coding sequence ATGAAACGCCGCATTCTGTTGGTTGATGACGAGCTGGCCATACTGCTGACGCTCAAGACCATTCTGGAAATCCACCATTTTGAGGTGGAAACCGCCAGCTCAGCCAAGGAAGCCATTGCCAAGCTGAAGGCCAATGTTTACCACATGGTCATTACCGACATGAAAATGGAGCATGACAAGGCTGGTTATGACGTGATTCGCGCGGCCAAGAAGACGGAATACAACCCCGCAGTGGCCATTTTGACGGCCTATCCCCTGCTGGGCGGCGACTGGAAAACCCAGGGCGCAAACTCCATGCTGGTAAAGCCCATGAATACCGACGATCTGCTGCGCCGCATTGAAGTGCTGTTAATCCAGCATGAAGACCAGAAACAGGAAACAGTTACAAAGTCCGGCCTCAAGGGAAAAACTTCACAGGCGGCCAAGAAGCCTGCTTAA
- a CDS encoding zinc-ribbon domain containing protein: MDFQDKVLKCVDCGADFVFTAGEQLFFHDKQFKNEPKRCKNCKGKRAQALGLPQNGGNYQRVETKAVCSGCQRETTVPFKPTQGRPVFCRECFQQRKTSVATA, translated from the coding sequence ATGGACTTCCAGGACAAAGTTCTCAAGTGTGTGGATTGCGGCGCCGACTTCGTTTTCACCGCTGGCGAACAACTCTTCTTCCACGATAAACAATTCAAAAACGAACCTAAACGCTGCAAAAACTGCAAGGGTAAACGCGCTCAGGCACTGGGACTGCCGCAAAACGGCGGCAACTACCAAAGAGTGGAAACCAAGGCCGTCTGCTCCGGATGCCAGCGGGAAACTACTGTGCCGTTCAAGCCAACGCAGGGCCGTCCCGTTTTTTGCCGGGAATGCTTCCAGCAGCGCAAAACGAGTGTTGCTACCGCCTAA
- a CDS encoding amidohydrolase, whose translation MVKRTAVALVCLFLLSALRAQTADPQLLAEINKIKAIDNHSHPPKLVAPGEKDDDFDALPCDPLEPSDPTTVTRPENPQYIAAWKALYNYPYNDRSPEHVKELLQSKQKVMQEQGDNYPNWVLDQLGIETELANRIALGRGLQPPRFHWVPFDDALMFPLKNSALASETPDRKFFFQRESMLLRRYLRDIDRDGLPATLQDYVAKVITPVLELQKKDGAVAIKFEAAYLRSLDFGPAEPLQSVQQVYAHFIKGDVPLTHDYTRLQNFLFRYIAREAGRLGLPVHIHTGGGCGSYFMLMGSNPALLESVLNDPALRKTNFVLLHGGAGPYTKYVNYLLMKPNVYADFSEQTWLISTRRLSDSIRDLLEWYPEKAMFGTDLYPNTPEINWEEIGWQTTQSAREALAIALTGMMQDGEITRERALELAHMALHDNAAKLYGWTKGAK comes from the coding sequence ATGGTCAAGAGAACCGCTGTCGCGCTTGTCTGCCTTTTTCTGCTCTCCGCGCTTCGCGCCCAAACGGCCGATCCCCAGTTGCTGGCGGAGATCAACAAGATCAAAGCCATTGACAACCATTCGCATCCGCCGAAGCTGGTGGCCCCGGGCGAAAAGGATGATGACTTCGACGCTCTGCCCTGTGATCCGCTGGAGCCGAGCGATCCCACCACCGTCACACGTCCGGAAAATCCGCAGTACATTGCCGCTTGGAAAGCCTTGTACAACTACCCCTACAATGATCGCAGCCCGGAGCATGTGAAGGAACTGCTTCAGTCCAAGCAGAAGGTGATGCAGGAACAGGGCGACAATTATCCCAACTGGGTTCTTGACCAGCTCGGTATTGAAACCGAACTGGCCAACCGTATTGCTCTGGGACGCGGCCTGCAACCGCCGCGCTTCCACTGGGTTCCCTTTGACGACGCACTGATGTTCCCCTTGAAGAATTCCGCCCTGGCCAGTGAAACGCCGGACCGCAAATTTTTCTTCCAGCGCGAATCCATGCTGCTGCGCCGCTATCTTAGAGACATAGACCGTGACGGCCTGCCGGCAACGCTCCAGGATTACGTCGCCAAAGTCATTACGCCGGTGCTGGAATTGCAAAAGAAAGACGGCGCGGTGGCCATCAAGTTTGAGGCTGCTTACCTGCGCTCGCTCGACTTTGGCCCCGCCGAGCCTCTTCAGTCGGTCCAGCAGGTTTACGCCCACTTCATCAAAGGCGATGTCCCTCTCACCCACGATTACACCCGGCTCCAGAACTTCCTCTTTCGCTATATTGCCCGTGAAGCCGGACGCCTGGGACTGCCCGTACATATCCATACCGGCGGGGGCTGCGGCAGCTACTTCATGCTGATGGGATCAAACCCGGCCCTGCTTGAATCGGTCCTCAATGATCCTGCACTGCGCAAGACTAACTTCGTCCTCCTCCATGGCGGCGCTGGCCCCTACACCAAATACGTCAACTACCTCCTGATGAAACCCAATGTTTATGCCGATTTTTCCGAGCAGACCTGGCTGATCTCCACCCGAAGGCTGAGTGACAGCATTCGTGATCTGCTGGAGTGGTATCCGGAAAAAGCCATGTTCGGGACCGATCTCTATCCGAACACCCCGGAAATCAATTGGGAGGAAATTGGCTGGCAGACCACGCAATCCGCCCGCGAGGCCCTGGCCATCGCCCTGACCGGGATGATGCAGGATGGCGAAATAACCCGCGAACGGGCGCTGGAACTCGCCCACATGGCCTTGCATGACAATGCGGCCAAACTGTACGGATGGACGAAGGGCGCGAAATAA
- a CDS encoding ABC transporter ATP-binding protein, whose product MSTPPVIHVQQLQKSYDKVEAVKGIDFQVAEGEVFGLLGPNGAGKTSTIEILEGLRPRTGGEATVLGFDPDRQKQQLKDRIGVCLQATNLPAKMRVHEALELFGSFYTRSLRAEQLLKRLQLWEKRTAYYETLSGGQKQRLALALALVNDPQLLFLDEPTTGLDPQIRLEIHGLIEEMKSEKRTVVLTTHYIEEAERLCDRVAIIDEGKIVAMGTPRELQQQSKGQSRIDIICGQPMSAATLPQWPDALESKLSEDGKSLTVYSSRPARTLFEIMKWLDQQGMQLEDVHLKRPTLEDVFVELTGKRLRD is encoded by the coding sequence ATGAGTACACCGCCGGTCATTCACGTTCAGCAATTACAAAAGAGCTATGACAAAGTTGAGGCCGTAAAGGGCATTGACTTCCAGGTTGCGGAAGGCGAAGTGTTTGGCCTGCTGGGCCCAAACGGCGCGGGTAAGACGAGTACGATTGAGATTTTGGAAGGGCTGCGTCCGCGCACCGGGGGCGAGGCCACGGTGCTGGGATTTGATCCTGACCGGCAAAAGCAACAGTTAAAAGACCGAATCGGTGTCTGCCTCCAAGCCACCAACCTGCCGGCAAAAATGCGGGTGCATGAAGCGCTGGAGCTGTTTGGATCGTTCTACACGCGCAGCTTGAGGGCAGAGCAACTGCTGAAGCGGCTGCAACTGTGGGAGAAGCGCACGGCTTATTACGAAACGCTTTCCGGCGGGCAGAAACAGCGGCTGGCGCTGGCGCTGGCGCTGGTCAACGATCCGCAGTTGCTCTTTCTGGATGAGCCGACGACCGGTCTTGATCCGCAGATCCGGCTGGAAATCCACGGGCTGATTGAAGAGATGAAGTCAGAGAAGCGCACGGTGGTGCTGACCACGCATTACATAGAAGAAGCAGAGAGGCTGTGCGACCGGGTGGCGATCATCGACGAAGGCAAGATCGTGGCCATGGGCACGCCACGGGAATTGCAGCAGCAGAGCAAAGGGCAGTCGCGCATCGATATTATTTGCGGCCAGCCTATGAGTGCCGCCACTTTGCCACAATGGCCAGACGCACTGGAAAGCAAGCTGAGCGAAGACGGAAAGTCGCTGACGGTCTATTCATCGCGCCCGGCAAGGACGCTGTTTGAGATCATGAAGTGGCTCGATCAGCAGGGAATGCAACTGGAAGACGTCCACCTGAAGCGGCCGACGCTGGAGGATGTGTTTGTGGAATTGACAGGGAAGAGGCTGAGAGATTAG
- a CDS encoding ABC transporter permease, translating to MKEYLAIIVMDIKLALRLRAVIFFNYLFPLFFFFGFATFLGRSDRIGGMVYVVTMSITFGVLGSGFFGAGIRAIQERELGILRRYKVTPITPLPLLVGSMVTGWIIFIPYIVLLLFMAHFIYQMPLPTHMFQLLVFISLGLIAFRSLGLVIASVANTMQEGTILVQLCYFPMIFLSGATIPEEVFKGVIRILHNFMPATYLVRGMSNMMLHGQGLTEIGNLAAAGVMVLTILGGALISMKLFRWEKEEKIRGRAKLWVLVVLLPFIVMGLWQWLHNS from the coding sequence ATGAAAGAATATCTTGCCATCATCGTAATGGACATAAAGCTGGCGCTGCGGCTGCGCGCGGTGATCTTTTTTAATTACCTGTTTCCGCTGTTTTTCTTTTTTGGTTTTGCCACGTTTCTGGGACGCTCAGACCGGATCGGCGGGATGGTCTATGTGGTGACCATGTCGATTACTTTCGGCGTGCTGGGCAGCGGGTTCTTTGGGGCCGGTATTCGGGCCATACAAGAGCGCGAACTCGGAATCCTGCGGCGTTACAAGGTCACGCCCATAACACCGCTGCCGCTGCTGGTGGGTTCAATGGTGACGGGCTGGATCATCTTTATTCCCTATATTGTGCTGCTGCTGTTCATGGCGCACTTCATTTATCAAATGCCGCTGCCGACGCATATGTTTCAACTGCTGGTGTTTATCTCGCTCGGGCTGATCGCCTTCCGGTCGCTGGGACTGGTGATTGCATCGGTGGCGAACACCATGCAGGAAGGCACCATCCTGGTACAGCTGTGTTATTTCCCCATGATTTTCTTGAGCGGCGCCACGATCCCGGAAGAGGTCTTTAAGGGCGTGATCAGGATCCTGCACAACTTCATGCCGGCGACATACCTGGTGAGGGGCATGAGCAACATGATGCTGCACGGGCAAGGGCTGACGGAAATAGGGAACCTGGCCGCAGCGGGCGTGATGGTGCTTACGATCCTGGGTGGGGCGCTGATTTCCATGAAGCTGTTCCGCTGGGAGAAGGAAGAGAAGATTCGCGGTCGGGCCAAGCTATGGGTCCTGGTGGTGCTGCTGCCGTTCATTGTGATGGGATTGTGGCAGTGGCTACATAACAGCTAA
- a CDS encoding DUF1287 domain-containing protein, whose protein sequence is MQSCWKRSRVLALFILVAAGVFAAQVQPLPGTAQARQAFLHRFAAAALERTQHVVRYDPAYVRLPYPGGDVPANTGVCTDEVIRAYRAVGIDLQKEVHEDMAANFSAYPRKWGRRDPDPNIDHRRVPNLMVFFSRKGESLPITDRSEDYAPGDLVTWDLGGGLTHIGMMVDRKVLFTRRYMIVHNIGAGPKMEDVLFDWKITGHYRYFGPAVAPPERNEQNSHSFLTPLRQGP, encoded by the coding sequence ATGCAGAGTTGCTGGAAAAGAAGCCGTGTGCTCGCCCTGTTCATTCTGGTTGCTGCGGGTGTGTTTGCGGCGCAGGTTCAGCCACTGCCAGGGACTGCACAAGCAAGGCAGGCTTTTCTCCATCGATTTGCTGCCGCGGCCCTTGAGCGGACCCAACATGTCGTTCGTTACGATCCAGCTTATGTTCGCCTGCCGTATCCCGGTGGGGATGTGCCGGCCAATACCGGCGTTTGCACGGATGAGGTAATCAGGGCCTATCGGGCCGTGGGAATCGATCTGCAAAAAGAAGTGCATGAAGACATGGCAGCAAATTTCAGCGCCTATCCCAGAAAGTGGGGACGACGCGATCCTGACCCGAATATCGACCATCGCCGCGTGCCTAACCTAATGGTCTTTTTCAGCCGCAAGGGCGAGAGCCTGCCGATCACAGATCGCTCCGAGGATTACGCTCCGGGCGACCTGGTAACGTGGGACCTGGGCGGCGGGCTGACGCATATTGGCATGATGGTGGACAGGAAAGTGCTGTTCACCCGCCGTTACATGATTGTGCACAACATTGGCGCGGGTCCCAAAATGGAAGACGTGCTTTTTGACTGGAAGATCACCGGCCATTACCGGTACTTTGGCCCTGCCGTCGCGCCACCCGAGCGCAACGAGCAAAACTCTCATTCATTCTTAACACCCTTGCGTCAGGGGCCGTAG
- a CDS encoding citrate synthase (catalyzes the formation of citrate from acetyl-CoA and oxaloacetate) produces the protein MSTSTITKGLEGVVAASSGVCYIDGDAGVLAYRGIDIHELAEKSTFEETCYLLWFGRLPKAAELADLKQKLGAERKVDPAIYDMMRRVPKTATPMEVLRTAVSALSFYDSEAEAVDHDANVHKAIRLTSQIAMIVAGYDRIRKGKNVVDPDPTISHAANFLLQLNGEKPTPTAERALDVALILHADHELNASTFAARVTAATLSDMHSAITSAIGALKGPLHGGANEAVMRMLFEIDKKGEDPVEHVKNMLANKKKISGFGHRVYHTEDPRATHLRQMSRDLGRSANPKWYEMSAKIEKYIKEDKRLNANVDFYSASTYTTLGLDVDLFTPVFAVSRISGWAAHVIEQLDDNRLIRPRADYIGPAYPNKYVAMEKR, from the coding sequence ATGTCAACCAGCACAATCACAAAAGGTCTAGAGGGCGTAGTTGCGGCCAGTTCCGGCGTCTGCTACATCGATGGCGATGCCGGAGTGCTCGCCTACCGCGGAATTGATATTCACGAACTGGCGGAAAAATCCACGTTTGAAGAAACCTGCTATCTGCTGTGGTTTGGCCGGCTGCCCAAGGCCGCCGAACTGGCCGATTTGAAGCAGAAACTAGGGGCCGAACGGAAGGTGGATCCCGCCATCTATGACATGATGCGCCGTGTTCCCAAGACGGCGACGCCGATGGAAGTGTTGCGGACCGCGGTTTCCGCGCTTTCTTTTTATGATTCAGAAGCCGAAGCGGTCGATCATGACGCGAATGTGCATAAGGCCATTCGCCTGACTTCGCAAATTGCCATGATTGTGGCCGGCTATGACCGCATTCGCAAAGGCAAGAACGTGGTCGATCCTGACCCCACGATCTCACACGCGGCCAATTTCCTGCTGCAACTGAACGGCGAGAAGCCCACGCCGACTGCCGAAAGAGCGTTGGACGTTGCGCTGATCCTGCATGCCGACCATGAACTAAACGCCTCAACCTTTGCCGCCCGAGTGACCGCGGCCACGCTTTCAGACATGCACTCAGCTATCACCAGCGCCATTGGAGCGCTGAAGGGCCCATTGCACGGCGGCGCCAATGAAGCGGTGATGCGCATGCTGTTTGAGATCGATAAGAAAGGCGAGGACCCGGTGGAGCACGTGAAGAACATGCTGGCCAACAAGAAAAAGATTTCCGGCTTTGGCCATCGCGTGTACCACACGGAAGATCCACGGGCCACACACCTGCGGCAGATGTCGCGCGACCTGGGCCGCTCGGCGAATCCCAAGTGGTATGAGATGTCGGCTAAGATCGAGAAATACATCAAGGAAGATAAACGCCTCAACGCCAACGTGGATTTCTATTCAGCTTCCACATACACCACGCTTGGCCTGGACGTTGACCTGTTTACGCCAGTGTTTGCCGTTTCCCGCATCAGCGGTTGGGCCGCGCACGTGATTGAGCAGCTCGACGATAACCGGCTCATCCGTCCGCGCGCGGATTATATTGGCCCGGCGTATCCGAATAAGTACGTCGCGATGGAGAAGAGATAA